The nucleotide window AATGGAGAACAGCTTAAAAATCttggctctttttttttttttttttttttttctttttctattggGCTCTCCTATTCAAGAAATTGCTAATAATAACCCAAGTTAAGCAACTTACCATCCCCATTATCATTTGCAGCCAAAACGATGAATACATACTTAATCAGGGTGATGATAATAATCGAGTAAATAATCAGCGAAAGCACGCCGAGGATATCCTCCTTGTCTTTGATCCCTTCAGGAAAAACTCCAGGTAAAACGTACAATGGAGACGTACCTAAATCGCCATAGACAATGCCAATGCATTGAAATGCAAGCTTCAAGATGGTTCCCCAATCTGCTTTCTGCAGACCCCAACAAAAAGTCCTATTAATTCAGCCCCAAGATTATCAGCGATTTTTCGTGAGACTCGTTAAACAAATAAgtcttatattttgtgtcttacaaCCATGGAAAATTGGGTTTAGACAAGAATTTCCTTGTAAATCAAACAAGAatgttattaattattaaatatatacctGACGAGCATTTTGACCACGAGAACTGCCGCCTCCATCTGCCTCCAGATCAAATAAATCTTTCTTAGCGAGGCTTGTCCCAGGTTCATATTGTCCTTGCACTTGCTGTTGCTCTTGTCGTGATCTTTCCTCTTCTGAATATGCCATTATACACTGTATCAAGAATCACTAATGTCTTACCTCTGCCTTAATTTGGAAACGCCtcagggatatatatatatatatatagaagttggGCTTATTCTACTTGATCTGATATACAAATTGTGTTCAAATAATACTAGGTACTTGTGCAGTTTCTTGGTTGGTTGGAATAGGATCAGTTCTGTAATTGAATTCTTGGTTAGCATTTGAATGTTTACCTTAATTTGAGTTGTCATACTTGGTTTCTACTCATCCGTCGGCTTCTAACCGCATTGACAGTACAGCAGAATTCTACACGGATCTCGGAAATGGAAATGGTTAAAAAAGGAAAAGTTTGCGGGGTTGAAATTTTTACTAGAAAATGAAAGCTGAAGAAAAATCAAATCAACaggtaaaaaaaatttttttttcttcctgtTTTCATGTGCTATAAATAAAATTTGCTTTATTATTTTAAGTCCCTTTTGAGAAGGATGTGAAGGGTAGAGCTATAGTCACTTGTGTTTCAGGAATTATTAGCAGAATTACCAATTGGTCCATGTAGATCTAAAACACTATATCTATGGTAGAATTCTTGAGTCATGATGGATTAGGAAAATCCTTTTATTTTTAAGGTGAATATATGTTAGTGAAATTAAACCTGATGACATTTTCCTGATGACTAAGTACAGTTGTCTGCTAGTGTTAATTTAGTTAGTAACGATGTGATTCATTTTTTTATCAATCAGAGCTTAATTATATTGAAAACTACTCCAAGATTATTTTTCATAAGCAAAGATAAGTATTTTTAATATAGAAGAAACTTAACAAGGGGACAAAGATATTCCGTACACCTGTCCAGCAATAACTACCAAACCCTGCTGATGAAAATACTCCTTGAACATCAAGATTATTACTAATTGAGCTGGTGAGGCGAGCTAGATCTCTAAACATCATAAGTCATTCCCACTTTGAGTAATTGCTTGCGAGGAATCAAGAAAACTTCATCTGGCTGCCTCACAAATCTAATTAACCAATTGTAGAGGTAGTCCACGGTCAATTTTTTAACCCAGGTAGACCCATTTGCAGCCATCACCTCACACTCACCCATCAAATAAACAAAACCATCTCTCAAAGCATTATCTACCAATGCCAATTCCCTTTGCCTGTCTTCTGCCCCGCTATCTTCCCCTATGAAGTCCTTCAACTGATTTGCTAGCAACTCCTCAAATGTCTTCTGATCCTTTCTCGAATCCTTGTATCCATATCTTACTATACATCTGAAAATCAACTCTCCAGGCTTTACTCGTCCGAACAAGAACCGTTCCTCAGCTGGAACCTTACTGATGGGCAGCGACTTGATTGAGATAAAGACAAGAACTTTATGCAACGCTTGGACATGCGACACATAATGAGTAAATATGGGAGGTATGCCGTGAACAAGATGTGTATAGAATAAACCAAGACCTTCTACTCGATGGATCCTCTCATCAGAAACTATATCAGTAAGTGTTTTCATTGCAATTTTATTTTCGAGCTCGTACATATACTTCTTCCTGTAGCCATAGTTCCATATGAACATAATGGAGACCACAGTGGAGGCAAATAGTAAAGGAATGTAACCTCCATCAACGAACTTGTATAATGTAGAGCTCAAAAATAACACTTCAATGAGACCGATGGTCAGGACATAGATGATTATGAGGATGATATTTGTTTTCCATATCATAACCATAACAAGGACAAGAAACATTGATGTAATCACGAAAACAAATGTTACAGCAATTCCTGCAAGAAAGCAGAAAAAGTGATTGATTGATCAATGCAGAGTTTGGAAAGAAGGTTATGCTAAAATTATCATAACATAATCAAGTCCTTACCATATGCATTGCCAATCGTTAAAGTGTTTTTGAAGCCAAGAGTGACACCCACACAGGCTAACATCAAAAGAGTGTTGATCTCAGGCACATAAACTTGTCCTTCGTGTTCTGCAGATGTATGCACGACCTGAATTCGGGGGAAACACCCTAGAGCTACAGATTGTTGGATGATAGAGAAGGATGCAGAGATTAATGACTGACTAGCAATGATGGCGGCCAATATTGCCACAACAAACTGCGGCCAATACATTGGTTCTGCATCAATAAAAACTCGGAATAAGCAATGATTCTGATATAAGTCATGTCTAGTAACAACATCCTTACTCGGGATTGATTTATAGAAGGCATCAGTGACATCTTCGGTATTTTTACGGAGATAGGAACATTGGCCAATATAGGCTAACAAGACAGAGGGAACGAGTACAGCACAACTGCTTAATTGAATTGAGCGAATATTGAAGTGGCCCAAATCAGCAAACAAAGCTTCagaccctaattttgttcaagtgaaAAAGGAAATGCAAATTAGTATCTCATCATCAGTCCAAAGTCCATGAGACCACTGTATATAAGGATCTGTACCTGTGAGGCATAAAATGACACCTCCAATAGAAATCCAAGCTTTTTTCTTATTCCTCTGGAAATATTTGACAATGTACCATGGATTGACAGACTTGATTACACCAGGGTCATACTCGATGAAGTTGAAAAGCCCAATAAACGCAATAAAAGCAAACCATAGCACTAGAATTGGAGCAAAAGTATAGCCAACTTTATCAGTTCCAAACCTCTGAACTTGGAACAACAGAATCAAAATCACCACTGAAATCCACATGATTGCATCTTGTGAAAGGCTAGGAGCAGCCTCCCTAATACCTCCAACAGCAGATAATACTGCACCAAGAAATTGAAGCatacaaatttttattattttcaaaaaagTGTGAGGATTGTTTAAAAAGATTTAGTTACCAGATATGCAGGGTGTCAGAATGCCATCTCCAAGGACCATGGACACTCCAATCATGGTTGTGAACAATAGAGAATACTTGATTATAAGGCTACTCTCAAGTGAATAT belongs to Hevea brasiliensis isolate MT/VB/25A 57/8 chromosome 4, ASM3005281v1, whole genome shotgun sequence and includes:
- the LOC131179115 gene encoding potassium transporter 5-like isoform X1 gives rise to the protein MHHFHRGKRSVLMAELGEERSSPEEQQVQEQYEHGTSLSKQRLFDLEADEGSANAVRQKADWGTIWKLAFQCIGVVYGDLGTSPLYVLPGIFPDGIKNEEDILGVLSLIIYSIIIITLIKYVFIVLAANDNGDGGTFALYSLICRHAKVNLIPNQQAEDREVSTYKLDLPKRNTRMASALKYSLESSLIIKYSLLFTTMIGVSMVLGDGILTPCISVLSAVGGIREAAPSLSQDAIMWISVVILILLFQVQRFGTDKVGYTFAPILVLWFAFIAFIGLFNFIEYDPGVIKSVNPWYIVKYFQRNKKKAWISIGGVILCLTGSEALFADLGHFNIRSIQLSSCAVLVPSVLLAYIGQCSYLRKNTEDVTDAFYKSIPSKDVVTRHDLYQNHCLFRVFIDAEPMYWPQFVVAILAAIIASQSLISASFSIIQQSVALGCFPRIQVVHTSAEHEGQVYVPEINTLLMLACVGVTLGFKNTLTIGNAYGIAVTFVFVITSMFLVLVMVMIWKTNIILIIIYVLTIGLIEVLFLSSTLYKFVDGGYIPLLFASTVVSIMFIWNYGYRKKYMYELENKIAMKTLTDIVSDERIHRVEGLGLFYTHLVHGIPPIFTHYVSHVQALHKVLVFISIKSLPISKVPAEERFLFGRVKPGELIFRCIVRYGYKDSRKDQKTFEELLANQLKDFIGEDSGAEDRQRELALVDNALRDGFVYLMGECEVMAANGSTWVKKLTVDYLYNWLIRFVRQPDEVFLIPRKQLLKVGMTYDV
- the LOC131179115 gene encoding potassium transporter 5-like isoform X2, translated to MNMEQAYLNKDYSIWRQMKKADWGTIWKLAFQCIGVVYGDLGTSPLYVLPGIFPDGIKNEEDILGVLSLIIYSIIIITLIKYVFIVLAANDNGDGGTFALYSLICRHAKVNLIPNQQAEDREVSTYKLDLPKRNTRMASALKYSLESSLIIKYSLLFTTMIGVSMVLGDGILTPCISVLSAVGGIREAAPSLSQDAIMWISVVILILLFQVQRFGTDKVGYTFAPILVLWFAFIAFIGLFNFIEYDPGVIKSVNPWYIVKYFQRNKKKAWISIGGVILCLTGSEALFADLGHFNIRSIQLSSCAVLVPSVLLAYIGQCSYLRKNTEDVTDAFYKSIPSKDVVTRHDLYQNHCLFRVFIDAEPMYWPQFVVAILAAIIASQSLISASFSIIQQSVALGCFPRIQVVHTSAEHEGQVYVPEINTLLMLACVGVTLGFKNTLTIGNAYGIAVTFVFVITSMFLVLVMVMIWKTNIILIIIYVLTIGLIEVLFLSSTLYKFVDGGYIPLLFASTVVSIMFIWNYGYRKKYMYELENKIAMKTLTDIVSDERIHRVEGLGLFYTHLVHGIPPIFTHYVSHVQALHKVLVFISIKSLPISKVPAEERFLFGRVKPGELIFRCIVRYGYKDSRKDQKTFEELLANQLKDFIGEDSGAEDRQRELALVDNALRDGFVYLMGECEVMAANGSTWVKKLTVDYLYNWLIRFVRQPDEVFLIPRKQLLKVGMTYDV